Within Triticum dicoccoides isolate Atlit2015 ecotype Zavitan chromosome 1B, WEW_v2.0, whole genome shotgun sequence, the genomic segment GATCCGTCGTCGGGCAATCACAATAGGAGGGGGTGGAGGAGGGTCCTGTCGGATCCGTCGCCGGGCAGACACGAGAGGACGGAAATGGAGGTGGATCCTGCCGGATCCTTCGCCGGGCAGACACAGTAGGAGGGGGTGGAGGAGGATCCTGCCGGATCCATCGCCGGGCAGACCCAGAGGTGGGAGGTGGAGGAGATGGGGACGACCGCTGCGCCGCGGGATCCAGGGCGCCAGCGGGGCCATGGAAGGAAGAAGGCCGTGGGGCTGGTCCCGAGCGGCGGCGCCGGAGGAAGGAGATGGTGGGGTGGGTCCCGAGCGGCGGCGCCGGAGGAAGGAGGTGGTACGGCGGGCCCCAGGAGCTGGTGGGAGaggaagaagggaggaaggaggcGGGCGCGTTAGTGTGGGGGTAGGGGCGGCGCTGGTGGTCACCATGGTAGCGCCGGTGGGAGGGAGCAGATGCAGTGGGGTTAGTGGGTTTGGTGGTTGGATCGGGGGTAGTGGGGTGCGGCTGCGTGATTAGTTTGTAGCTACGAGCCGTAcgaggtgttatcagaataagcgtTTTGGTGTGCATAATAAGGTCTTAAGAGGTGTTATcataataaggtcttaaggggtgttatatatatatatatatatatatatatatatatatatatatatatatatatatatccccaccacatgatgcttgcaaaagagaaaaacaaaaaggaATAGAGGGgaacactattgactcttgcacgaaaagtaaatacataaaaataaaatataggcccttcgtagagtgaatcagaggttgtcatgctCTTAAGGGCTCATTCGTCCAAAAGTTTTACATAGTTGAATTCAAAACAAATATTCATATGCGAGTTGTTTGATTTGTACACGAGCGAAGGAAAACGAGATTCATTTCATCATTAAAAAAAGACCTTGGTAAGTGCCACATTTACGGTATGAACATATGGCAATTCCGAACATTTTTTAGGACAAGTTTAGTGATATGTGGATGACAACTTTAGTTGTAAGCAAGATAATTTTTTTTCGGATGACAAGTTTCAGTTTTTATtggatttcttttttttctttttggacagCAACTTTATTTAGTTTTAAAAAATTCAGGACCGGGGTGCTTCGTACCACACCTGTGTCACTTATCATTTGAAAAGATAAAAGAAAAACTAGATTAGCAGAGAGCCGGCAACCCAAATCGATCGGCACCGGCGCTGGTGAACCAGCGAGGTCCGGAGCCAATAATTGAGGAGGAGCAGACGATGGGATCGGAACGGCGCTGCTGGAATTCGAGTGCCCGATTAAAAAAAAGGGGAAAGGAAAGGAGACGGGCGGAGCCTCCGCCGATGGAAAGGAGACGGAGGAGGTTACACGGCGCACGGCCACGCGGCCACGCCGCGCGCGGGCGGGAGGGAGGGAGAGCGGTGGGTGGCTGGCCTGGCCCCGGCCCCCCGCACCGCAGCCTCGAGTGCCCACCACGGCACGGGCCGCACGACGCGGCGCCGTGCGGTGCGGTGCCTCTGCCCCCGCCCGTGCCGTGCCATTACCCACCCCTTACCGCCCGCCCACCCGCCGCCCCGCCCGCGACGCGACAAACCCCGCTCCAAGCAAAAACCACCACCGCATCTCGCACCGCACCGCCACGCCCCATGCGGCTGCCGNNNNNNNNNNNNNNNNNNNNNNNNNNNNNNNNNNNNNNNNNNNNNNNNNNNNNNNNNNNNNNNNNNNNNNNNNNNNNNNNNNNNNNNNNNNNNNNNNNNNNNNNNNNNNNNNNNNNNNNNNNNNNNNNNNNNNNNNNNNNNNNNNNNNNNNNNNNNNNNNNNNNNNNNNNNNNNNNNNNNNNNNNNNNNNNNNNNNNNNNNNNNNNNNNNNNNNNNNNNNNNNNNNNNNNNNNNNNNNNNNNNNNNNNNNNNNNNNNNNNNNNNNNNNNNNNNNNNNNNNNNNNNNNNNNNNNNNNNNNNNNNNNNNNNNNNNNNNNNNNNNNNNNNNNNNNNNNNNNNNNNNNNNNNNNNNNNNNNNNNNNNNNNNNCTTTCACCGCGCGGCCCACCCCACCCACGCCCGCCAGCGGGCGGGCGCCCGCGGCCCACCTCCACCGCACCGCGCCTCCTTATATGACCggttctccacctcctcctcctccgttccccatctccaccaccaccaccaaaccctagccgccgtgctgcgaccatgtcctcctcctcgtcgctcaAGCAGGACGACGTCCCCTCCTCCCCGGAGCTCCCCCCGCTGGCCGCGCCAGGCatcgcggcggcggccgccgcggccgcggccgccgcttcgtccggcggcggagggggaggggtaggggcgggcggcggctccgggaGGAGGCTGCCCCCGCCGTGCTGGACGCACGAGGAGACCCTCGCGCTAATCGAGGCGTACCGTGACAAGTGGGAGGCGCTCAAGAAGGGCAACCTGCGGGCGGCAGACTGGGACGAGGTCGCCGGCGCCGTCACCGCCCGCTGCGGGAGGTTCCCCACCGCCACCTACAAGTCCGGCGTGCAGTGCCGCCACAAGATCGAGAAGCTCCGCAAGCGGTACCGCGCCGAGCGGACGCGCTCCATGGGGCGCTCCAAGGGCCCCAAGTGGCCCTTCTTCCCGCTCCTCCACGACCTCGCCGGCGGCGGGGTCCCCGACGCCAGCCCCAACCCCATCATCAAGATCAAGCCCAGGGGAAACGCCACCCCGGCGTCCCCTTCCCCCGTGTCGTCCCCCTCGTCCGAGGACGCCGGGCGGAGCAGGAGCCTCCACGGCCTCATCTCCAACGGCGGGGGCGGCAGCGGGCTGCGCTTCACCATCCCCAAGGCTTCGCGCACCAAGCCGGGGGTCCCGCGGGAGGCGAGGCCGGACCGGGACAGGGGCGAGGAGGACCCGGAGGCGGAGGCCATGACGGAGGTGGCGTCGGCACTGAGGGCCGTCGGCGAGGGGTTCCTGAGGATGGAGGAGCGCAGGCTGGAGCTCTCGCTCCAGATGGAGAAGGAGCGGATGGAGTCGGAGATGAAGCGCACCCAGGCGCTGCTCGACGCGCAGCAGCTCTTTGTCGAGGCGTTCCTCGGCAAGCAGCAGCCGCACCACAAGAAGCTGGTCTCCTCCGCCGCTGCTATGGAGGAGGATTGAGAACTAGAGCTCCGGCGCAGCCTCAGCTCAACTCCGTGTTGATGGATGCTTGCTGGCTTTGTTAGTTAACTCCGTGTTGATGTGATGTTTCTACTCTTCTTGTGTTTGGATGGTTGATTTAAGAAGTGAAGGGCAAAGAATGTAGGTGTAGGATATGGCTGTGGGAGGATTTAGAAAGTGTTCATTTGTAATCAGTGTGTTGTCTTTTGAGTTGCTGTTTATGGTGGGGAAAAGAAAAGAGTGCAGCTTAGCTTTGCTGGGAAAATCATCATCTGGTCACTGCTTGCTTCTTTGTCTTGCTGCTGCTTTACTATTGTCAAGATTGTCTCACAGTGAGCCAAGGTGTGATTGTTATGATAGTTGTAATCAACATTCTATCACTCATGGAGAGTTTGTTATGGATGGCCCTTGCGTAACTATCAACTGGGTACTTTGAATTTCACAGTTGCTGCAGGAATTGAACTATCAACTAGTACTGTGAGTTTTACAGTTGCTGCACCAATTGAACTATCAACCGGGCACTGTGAGTTTCACAGTTCCTGCTGGAATTGAACTGTTTGTAGTATGAATTCCTATGGAATTCCTGGGCGCCACAGAACACTGCCATTACACTACTGAAGACGAGGGACGGCTGAACATCAATGAGGGCATGAAAGTTGCAAGCTGCGGCTGTAACTAATGTCACTGGATACGATATCTGTTCTTCTCAACCTTGAACTTTTCCATTCCCTCCGCCCCGTAGGGTGTATAGGGCGGGGTGCGGGTGCTCCTAGGTCGGTAATTTGATTGACTAACcaaatatatatttgtgatgaaaaacaTATGTTTAGAAGCTTCATCTTGTGTATGATTATAATGATATGCTTTTCATGACATACAATTTGATTAGTCAAATCAACGACCGTCCTATGCGCCGGACCTGAGGGAGGGTGTGAATTCACGAGGGTTCAGAACAAAAGCACCATAGCCAGAAGATAAGCCTCATGGAAGAAACGAACCTTTGTGCTGCCTGTAAACCTGCAACTGCACACCCTACACCTGCAGCGGCCATAAGGACTCGACATATCAAATTTGAAATCTCGGACAGGTGCCATGTTTTCTCGCATGACAAAAGCGGAAAACCAAAGGCAACCACTCCATCGGAATGGAACATCACCAGCTAACAAGCCAACCAAACATGAACTAACAGGCATAATGTATATCGCCAATGGTTGCAGATAATTCAGGTCCAACTGCTTAGAACTCATCAGAGCAAGCAGAGTACACAACTTTGCCAACAATTCTGACTCAAAATTCGATAAAACTTCAAAGCTAAAGTCAACGGTATAAAACCCACCAGGCCGGCTGATCACGGGATAATTCGGAACATAGGTTCATTCCTAAGGTAAAAGTGATGTCATCATGGTCTGATGGGAGGTATGACAACAAGGAGACTATATAACTTTCAGAAGTCGCAGCCTTTCAGTGTCTTTGCCTGTATCTTCTGTATGTATCATGGAAATTCGCTAGCAAAAAACTGAAGTCACAGCAACCCGGCAGAATCAGTAATAGGGATAGAACCTGGGTGACCTCCTGAACCTGGGTGACCTCCTGCAGAGAAAAACAGAACATCAGAAAGGTCATCCTGGGAATTCTGTTTGAATTTCTCTCATCTTGGGCCCCATTTTGGATTTTTGGTAACCTCAGGAAAAGAGGAGATCCCAGGGAATAAAAGTTCGCCTGAATGTTTGATGCACAACTAGTCGGATGCATTAGAAGAATGGCCTCCGCATGTCATATTCTTCGAATCCTTTCATTTACTTTATATTATATACAGTTTACGATTGAAATTCTGCTCTATTCAAACAGAAGTACTGGGTTGGTTTTGATTAGGCTTAGGCAAAATTTCCAATGAAATCAGGATAAACCAAAATTAAGCTGAAAAGATCAATATCTAGAAACAGTCGCTAAAAAATGATTCACCTAGAAAAATTCCATTAGTCCTACCTAAGCCATAATTGGAAACATGCTGACTTAAGCCCAACCAAATTTACAATATCGTATTTCTTAATCTTTCCACATCTAAGTGCAATACATCTTCATGAAGAGACACCTTACCCAAATGCTGGATAGGGGGGATAGTAAGGTTGAAACGGGTGCCTTCCCCTATGGTGGCTCATTCCTGGAACATTAGTTCTTTTTGGACACACCTATAAAAAAAGAGCACGCAAGTAAATGTTAGAAAGTTCAAAACAACAGTGAGTGCAAATTGTAAAAAGGTTCGTTTTGAACCTTCAATGGACGGCCATGCAGTTCTGTATCATTCAGCTGGAGAGCATTTTGGACTGCCTCAGCTTCATGAAACTCCACGTAAGCATATCCTTTGGGGTTGCCATAAAAGTCTGTCAGAATTGTAACCCTGTTGATAGTTCCACAATCCTGAAAATGCTCCTGAACTTCCTCTGGCAAACACCCATAGTCAACCTGAGGCAAGGTGGTAATAGTATACTTAAACAGCTGCACTGGAGTAGCTAAGAACTATTCAATGctatttttaatttattttttcgagagaagtactccctccgttcacaaatataagccgttttggatatttcaatatggactacatacgggctgaaatgagtgaacaaacacactaaaacgtgtcttTATATATCCAATTCAGAaagaagttagaacatcttatatttgtgaacggagggagtactaaaacaGCAGATGAGAATGCCATAAACCTCAGGAAGAAATGGGATGGTAAAATCAAGAAAGAAAGTATCATCTCAGTAGCAGTCATAATTTATTAAAAGTGCTTGCCGAAATCCAGATTCTTGGCGTAACAAATGGCAATGCAAAACTTTCTGGCTCTGTGTGCTACTGCATATTGGAAAGTTCTTCATGGACATGCTAGAAGTACACTTTAGGATAAGAAACAAAACTAGAAGAAAACCTCACATTTCCAACATAGATGGAGCGAGCATCCACCTCTGCCTTTTCGAGTGCGGTTACCGCTGCAGCTGGATCTTCTGAAAAAATAGACCGAAGGAGGAAAAAAGTGTAAACAGATTGTAGAGTTTAATGGCTAACTGAAGGCAGAGAGTCCATTAAAAATAATGAAACAGCGGCATGGCATGGCACTCATGATCAGAAAGAATCAAACGCAAAAGAAAGAAGATGCCGCCGCTTAGGATCTTTAATCAGCATCTATGTTTCTATTTATAACCATACTTATTAAGTAAGT encodes:
- the LOC119339424 gene encoding trihelix transcription factor ASIL1-like; amino-acid sequence: MSSSSSLKQDDVPSSPELPPLAAPGIAAAAAAAAAAASSGGGGGGVGAGGGSGRRLPPPCWTHEETLALIEAYRDKWEALKKGNLRAADWDEVAGAVTARCGRFPTATYKSGVQCRHKIEKLRKRYRAERTRSMGRSKGPKWPFFPLLHDLAGGGVPDASPNPIIKIKPRGNATPASPSPVSSPSSEDAGRSRSLHGLISNGGGGSGLRFTIPKASRTKPGVPREARPDRDRGEEDPEAEAMTEVASALRAVGEGFLRMEERRLELSLQMEKERMESEMKRTQALLDAQQLFVEAFLGKQQPHHKKLVSSAAAMEED
- the LOC119306229 gene encoding polyadenylate-binding protein 1-like — translated: MASGNRALPIENGEVLPAAGGNGEGGNGGSGDGFNRNRSSVDQQIDDMRRRLRELEETEREMLAVAAAATHEDPAAAVTALEKAEVDARSIYVGNVDYGCLPEEVQEHFQDCGTINRVTILTDFYGNPKGYAYVEFHEAEAVQNALQLNDTELHGRPLKVCPKRTNVPGMSHHRGRHPFQPYYPPYPAFGRSPRFRRSPRFYPYY